A region of Necator americanus strain Aroian chromosome I, whole genome shotgun sequence DNA encodes the following proteins:
- a CDS encoding hypothetical protein (NECATOR_CHRI.G4049.T3): MVPQHQEYVSEYDVLADIAISTSTAANLRTTNAILLAALLLASYILNIILITTIYTSKKLRATLVYIIFAHISTVNLLTLSLSILLSLLFVANGAWIFGDAWCRVNAMVQEFCLFYTLLLLMLAAVERAVGLSFESLPSQRPNELCTFFTLKRVLVKFCLHHYYYYYYFSYYLLLLLLLLLLLLLLLLLLLLLLLLLLLLLLLLLLLLLLLLLL; this comes from the exons ATGGTACCACAACATCAAGAGTACGTATCCGAATACGATGTGTTAGCAGACATTGCAATTTCAACATCAACAGCAGCAAATCTACGAACAACGAATGCGATACTTCTAG ctGCACTCCTACTAGCGTCATACATCCTAAATATCATCCTTATCACTACAATCTACACCAG CAAGAAACTCAGAGCGACACTCGTCTACATAATATTTGCGCATATATCTACGGTGAACTTACTGACACTCTCACTTTCCATTCTTCTCTCCTTACTATTTGTCGCAAATGGAGCCTGGATTTTTGGCGATGCATGGTGTAGGGTGAATGCTATGGTGCAAGAG TTCTGCCTATTCTACACACTACTTCTACTGATGCTGGCGGCTGTGGAGCGAGCTGTTGGATTGTCTTTCGAATCGTTGCCCAGTCAACGACCAAATGAACTGTGCACATTTTTCACCCTAAAACGTGTACttg taaaattttgtcttcatcattattattactattattatttttcttattatctattattattattattattattattattattattattattattattattattattattattattattattattattattattattattattattattattattattattattattattattattataa
- a CDS encoding hypothetical protein (NECATOR_CHRI.G4050.T2), which yields MKLVRSCVRGFYRDASEERSGWECDSWSDAFKIVVPYTSLSLLPIHYLSLLLSCLHEEGPHCYAGTQPRYTRNICTS from the exons ATGAAGctcgtacgcagttgcgtacgcgggtTCTATCGAGATGCTTcggaggagcgtagcggctgggaGTGTG attcgtggagcgatgcctttaagat agtcgttcCATACACCAGTCTGTCTTTACTTCCGATTCATTACTTAAGTTTATTGCTAAGTTGCTTACATGAAGAAG GTCCTCATTGCTACGCTGGTACCCAACCGCGCTACACAAGAAACATATGTACCTCTTAA
- a CDS encoding hypothetical protein (NECATOR_CHRI.G4050.T1) — MTCGGQPAIKSVLLSSQTSLVPIYRHRRDERLGVRILYLKSVPPQIRGAMPLRCMFLLVVPYTSLSLLPIHYLSLLLSCLHEEGPHCYAGTQPRYTRNICTS; from the exons atgacttgcgggggccagccggcgatcaagtcagtgcttttatcctcccagacaagtctggtaccaatttatcgacaccggagggatgaaaggcttggtgtacgaatactctacctgaaatccgttccacctcagattcgtggagcgatgcctttaagatgtatgtttctttt agtcgttcCATACACCAGTCTGTCTTTACTTCCGATTCATTACTTAAGTTTATTGCTAAGTTGCTTACATGAAGAAG GTCCTCATTGCTACGCTGGTACCCAACCGCGCTACACAAGAAACATATGTACCTCTTAA
- a CDS encoding hypothetical protein (NECATOR_CHRI.G4051.T2) — MLGMNSADQTSATTTIPAPPPTMLPLPNDQGPLGKLMEQCSRLNANVILDKLESKPAADKSPTAADSSYSQYQHYWPGTTWWDQASTWPLPYTSVDAYSPYLSSQLGLLSSVPPSTSSLNQRLTLGKSSVTSAGGGKFPRGNCECPNCAEAERIGKVDSVRSSQLIPLAAGNSFRILNIDMN, encoded by the exons ATGCTCGGTATGAACAGTGCCGACCAGACGTCAGCTACCACAACGATTCCTGCTCCACCTCCAACAATGCTACCTCTTCCA AATGATCAAGGTCCTCTTGGCAAGTTGATGGAACAATGCAGTCGCCTAAATGCGAACGTAATCCTTGATAAACTAGAG TCAAAACCAGCAGCGGATAAATCACCAACCGCTGCCGATTCTTCCTATTCACAGTATCAGCACTACTGGCCAGGAACAACTTG GTGGGATCAAGCGAGCACATGGCCGCTACCGTACACCTCAGTGGATGCGTATTCTCCCTATTTGTCTTCACAATTAGGCCTACTGTCATCAGTACCTCCGTCCACATCGTCACTAAATCAACGATTGACGCTCGGGAAATCTTCGGTCACATCCGCTGGTGGAGGGAAATTCCCCCGGGGAAATTGTGAATGTCCGAATTGTGCGGAAGCAGAACGGATAGGTAAGGTGGATTCAGTACGTTCGTCTCAGCTCATTCCATTAGCAGCTGGGAACAGTTTTCGCATATTGAATATCGACATGAATTAA
- a CDS encoding hypothetical protein (NECATOR_CHRI.G4051.T1): protein MLGMNSADQTSATTTIPAPPPTMLPLPNDQGPLGKLMEQCSRLNANVILDKLESKPAADKSPTAADSSYSQYQHYWPGTTWWDQASTWPLPYTSVDAYSPYLSSQLGLLSSVPPSTSSLNQRLTLGKSSVTSAGGGKFPRGNCECPNCAEAERIVALKDTVIAIMEFVPCVLFSDRNCPDTIVP from the exons ATGCTCGGTATGAACAGTGCCGACCAGACGTCAGCTACCACAACGATTCCTGCTCCACCTCCAACAATGCTACCTCTTCCA AATGATCAAGGTCCTCTTGGCAAGTTGATGGAACAATGCAGTCGCCTAAATGCGAACGTAATCCTTGATAAACTAGAG TCAAAACCAGCAGCGGATAAATCACCAACCGCTGCCGATTCTTCCTATTCACAGTATCAGCACTACTGGCCAGGAACAACTTG GTGGGATCAAGCGAGCACATGGCCGCTACCGTACACCTCAGTGGATGCGTATTCTCCCTATTTGTCTTCACAATTAGGCCTACTGTCATCAGTACCTCCGTCCACATCGTCACTAAATCAACGATTGACGCTCGGGAAATCTTCGGTCACATCCGCTGGTGGAGGGAAATTCCCCCGGGGAAATTGTGAATGTCCGAATTGTGCGGAAGCAGAACGGATAG TTGCACTAAAGGATACGGTAATAGCAATTATGGAATTCGTGCCGTGTGTGCTGTTCAGTGACCGTAATTGCCCTGACACCATAGTGCCTTGA